Sequence from the Microbacterium faecale genome:
TATTCCTCTTCGTCGGCGAGGCCGAGGTAGACCATCGTCTTCTTGAGCGGGTTCGCCATGGCGTCCTCCGATTGAATGCTCGTCTTGTGTGCAGGCTAAACCTGGTTCGGTCTCGGGCCCGTGATTGCGGTTCCGATCCGCAGGTGTGTCGCGCCGAAACGGATCGCTTCGGCGAAATCCTGAGACATCCCGGCGGACATCCAGGTGGCTGAGGAGGCAATGCGACGCACCTCGTCGGCGCACCGTGCGAGCCTCTCGAATGCTGGCCCGGGCTCCTCACCGAGGGGAGCCACGGCCATGACGCCGCGAAGGCGCAGCGAGGCAGTCTGGACGATGGTCTCCGCGAGGCGCGTGGCATCGTCGCGCGCGACGCCGCCGCGGTTCGGATCGTCGGTGAGGTTGATCTGCACGAGGACATCGAGCGGCTCCGCCTCGGGCACGTCGAGTGCCGCGACGACCTTCTCGCGATCGACCGAGTGCACGGCCGCAGCCGACCGCCGCACCGTCTTCGCCTTCTTCGACTGCAGCTGCCCCACGAAGTGCCAACGCAACTGCGTCAGTTCGGCGAGCTCGTCGGACTTCGCCGTGAACTCCTGTTGCCGATTCTCGGCGACGTCCTGCACGCCGAGCTCCACGAGCTCGCGGACGAGCGACGCGGGGTGAAACTTCGTCACCACGATGCGCGT
This genomic interval carries:
- a CDS encoding YggS family pyridoxal phosphate-dependent enzyme, encoding MTTLADRLAAVDGSIADAARSAGRSPDEITRIVVTKFHPASLVRELVELGVQDVAENRQQEFTAKSDELAELTQLRWHFVGQLQSKKAKTVRRSAAAVHSVDREKVVAALDVPEAEPLDVLVQINLTDDPNRGGVARDDATRLAETIVQTASLRLRGVMAVAPLGEEPGPAFERLARCADEVRRIASSATWMSAGMSQDFAEAIRFGATHLRIGTAITGPRPNQV